The following are encoded in a window of Paenibacillus polymyxa genomic DNA:
- a CDS encoding MerR family transcriptional regulator, protein MLTISQVSERTGLTPYTIRYYEKIGVLQEPNRRNGRTRIYTESEVSYIQCLIRLKKLGLSLEEITEFTRDGCVLDKIQKGEEVANFTPALHIRIEILEKHLVELESKRQELECMISLANEKIALYQKLTKDDIVM, encoded by the coding sequence ATGCTTACTATAAGTCAAGTATCAGAAAGAACGGGGCTAACTCCTTATACGATTCGCTATTATGAAAAAATTGGAGTGCTACAGGAACCAAATCGAAGAAATGGAAGGACACGCATTTATACCGAAAGTGAGGTTTCATATATACAATGTTTAATTAGATTAAAAAAATTGGGATTGTCGCTTGAGGAGATTACGGAATTTACTCGTGACGGATGTGTACTGGATAAAATTCAAAAAGGGGAAGAAGTTGCTAATTTTACTCCTGCCTTACACATACGGATAGAAATTCTGGAAAAGCATCTGGTGGAACTGGAATCCAAGCGGCAGGAACTTGAGTGCATGATTTCCCTTGCCAACGAGAAGATAGCCCTGTACCAAAAACTTACGAAAGACGATATAGTAATGTAG
- a CDS encoding MBL fold metallo-hydrolase, protein MNNNYFTIQQAAEGIWGAISVPGSGSLGNAAIIDIGDLTVVVDTTNLPHSGALLRQTAEQLTNKPIKYVINTHFHGDHVNGNQEFMESDFISTVWTRDLLSEMGEVNIDLMQQNIQKLINSLHQVRSQEKNPHMLTEIGYDLSVQRALYDAIPSLRRVIPTITFDDKLVIKGAKRTVEVLSYGGGHSLSDAVIYVPEERTLIAGDLITNKTIPVMPYGNPYAWIRILRRIQRDLKVDTVIPGHGDVSTPDRILDVIRFLEKMIAYVSEAATSGKPESYWLNEGVLNGYEDWHLAQYFRWNFRWLFNTMLVQNNR, encoded by the coding sequence TTGAACAACAATTATTTCACGATTCAACAAGCAGCGGAAGGTATCTGGGGTGCTATTTCGGTACCTGGTAGTGGTTCGCTGGGGAATGCAGCAATTATTGACATTGGGGATTTGACCGTTGTTGTGGACACAACCAACCTACCGCATTCTGGTGCTTTGTTACGTCAAACCGCAGAACAATTAACGAATAAACCAATTAAATATGTGATCAATACTCATTTCCATGGAGATCATGTCAACGGCAATCAGGAATTCATGGAAAGTGATTTTATATCTACCGTTTGGACAAGAGATTTGCTATCTGAAATGGGTGAAGTGAATATTGATCTAATGCAACAAAACATTCAGAAGTTAATAAATAGCCTACATCAAGTACGTTCACAAGAAAAAAATCCGCACATGTTAACCGAAATCGGCTATGATCTTTCCGTGCAGAGAGCCTTGTATGATGCTATCCCTTCCCTTCGTAGGGTGATACCCACGATAACTTTTGACGATAAACTAGTTATAAAAGGAGCAAAACGCACTGTCGAAGTTTTATCCTACGGAGGCGGCCATTCTTTAAGCGATGCCGTTATTTACGTGCCTGAAGAACGAACCTTGATTGCTGGTGATTTAATAACCAACAAGACGATTCCGGTCATGCCATACGGTAATCCCTACGCTTGGATACGCATCCTTAGACGCATTCAAAGAGATCTGAAGGTAGATACTGTCATTCCCGGGCATGGAGATGTGTCCACTCCAGATAGAATCCTAGATGTCATTCGCTTTTTAGAAAAAATGATCGCTTATGTGTCTGAAGCTGCGACGAGCGGAAAACCAGAGTCTTACTGGTTAAATGAAGGTGTATTAAATGGCTATGAAGATTGGCATCTAGCTCAGTATTTCAGATGGAATTTTCGCTGGCTCTTCAATACAATGCTTGTTCAAAATAATAGATGA